Proteins found in one Alteromonas macleodii genomic segment:
- a CDS encoding RnfABCDGE type electron transport complex subunit G: MMKESLAKNGLMLGAFAVVTTALIALTFFGTQDKIEQQKQQKLLSVLNEVVPSEFHDNALYANCTEVDAPALGIKKAHKIYRATLNGQPSALVLEATAPDGYSGDIDIVVGVKVEPHIANGKQQGMPNDSRSSESENLNTSSLPLTDMAKLDESSPEMDTAEIKTTNMRVLGVRVIEHKETPGLGDKIELAVSNWITSFSGKSFSPDNLAPWQVKKDGGEFDQFTGATITPRAVVTAVREALLYAQANQSALFSAPNTCATTDSVETIDDVNVDETQPHSVEEL, encoded by the coding sequence ATGATGAAAGAAAGCTTGGCCAAGAACGGCCTTATGTTAGGTGCGTTTGCCGTTGTCACCACTGCGTTAATAGCGTTAACCTTTTTCGGCACTCAAGACAAAATTGAGCAACAAAAGCAGCAAAAGCTTCTAAGCGTACTTAATGAAGTTGTGCCGAGTGAATTCCACGACAATGCTCTGTACGCCAACTGCACAGAAGTCGATGCCCCCGCACTGGGCATAAAAAAAGCCCATAAGATATACCGTGCCACGCTAAACGGCCAACCTAGCGCGCTTGTGTTGGAAGCCACTGCCCCCGATGGCTATAGCGGTGATATAGATATTGTTGTCGGTGTAAAAGTAGAACCACATATTGCCAACGGTAAACAACAGGGTATGCCAAATGACTCCCGTAGCAGTGAGAGTGAAAACCTCAATACTTCTTCACTACCGCTAACCGATATGGCAAAACTAGACGAGAGTTCTCCCGAAATGGATACGGCTGAAATAAAAACAACCAATATGAGAGTACTTGGCGTACGCGTTATCGAACATAAAGAAACCCCTGGGCTTGGTGATAAGATAGAGCTTGCAGTAAGCAATTGGATCACAAGCTTCAGCGGTAAGTCGTTCTCACCAGATAACTTAGCTCCATGGCAAGTCAAAAAAGATGGCGGCGAATTTGACCAATTCACAGGCGCTACTATAACGCCAAGAGCGGTAGTCACAGCCGTACGTGAAGCTTTACTTTACGCTCAGGCTAACCAAAGCGCGTTATTCTCCGCCCCCAACACCTGTGCAACAACAGATTCGGTTGAAACAATAGATGACGTTAACGTGGATGAAACCCAACCTCATAGTGTAGAGGAGTTATAA
- the rsxD gene encoding electron transport complex subunit RsxD, which translates to MKLSLSSSPHQRVKRDTGQVMRMVIYAMIPGMIAQSFFFGWGMLIQAVIAVVSALVIEGVILFLRKRPIERTLTDYSAVLTGLLIAISIPPTLPWWMTVIGVFFAIAVAKQVYGGLGFNIFNPAMIAYVVLLISFPAAMSLWLPPATHAGVTPSFFDSLSLIFTGFTTSGYDVTQLKTIADGVTMATPLDTLKTDLTQGVTYTESLAKPIFDGGVFDAAGAGWGMVSLAYLLGGLYLWKTRVINWHIPGGMLLSVFVCASLLHLVNADYYASPLFHLFNGAVMVGAFFIATDPVSASTTPKGRIIFGAAIGFWVVIIRTFGGYPDAVAFAVIIMNMAVPLIDYYTRPRVYGKNVGKGRGKQ; encoded by the coding sequence ATGAAGTTAAGTTTATCGAGTTCACCACACCAACGGGTTAAACGAGATACCGGACAGGTCATGCGCATGGTTATTTACGCCATGATCCCAGGCATGATAGCCCAATCTTTTTTCTTTGGTTGGGGCATGCTTATTCAAGCGGTTATTGCAGTAGTAAGTGCACTGGTAATTGAAGGGGTTATTTTATTTTTAAGAAAGCGTCCTATCGAACGCACACTTACTGATTACAGCGCCGTTTTAACAGGCTTGTTAATCGCTATTAGTATTCCGCCTACTCTGCCGTGGTGGATGACGGTCATTGGAGTATTTTTTGCGATCGCGGTTGCTAAACAAGTCTATGGCGGGCTTGGTTTCAACATTTTTAACCCCGCAATGATTGCCTATGTGGTTTTGCTTATTTCATTCCCGGCAGCCATGAGTTTATGGCTACCGCCTGCAACCCATGCTGGGGTTACGCCAAGCTTCTTTGACTCGCTGTCATTGATATTTACAGGCTTCACTACCAGCGGCTACGATGTTACTCAGCTTAAAACTATTGCCGACGGCGTAACCATGGCTACACCTCTAGACACGTTAAAAACTGACTTAACGCAAGGTGTGACTTACACAGAGTCTTTAGCTAAACCAATTTTTGATGGCGGCGTATTTGATGCCGCTGGTGCAGGATGGGGTATGGTGAGCCTTGCCTATTTACTTGGCGGTCTTTACCTATGGAAAACCCGTGTTATTAACTGGCACATCCCAGGTGGCATGCTGCTAAGCGTATTTGTTTGTGCATCACTGCTTCATTTGGTTAACGCCGATTACTATGCTTCACCGCTATTCCACCTGTTTAATGGGGCAGTAATGGTTGGCGCTTTCTTTATCGCAACCGATCCGGTTTCCGCGTCAACAACCCCAAAAGGCCGAATTATATTTGGGGCTGCGATTGGATTTTGGGTAGTTATAATACGCACATTTGGTGGTTACCCCGATGCTGTGGCGTTTGCGGTGATCATTATGAATATGGCGGTACCGCTTATTGACTATTATACCCGCCCTCGTGTTTACGGTAAAAATGTGGGCAAAGGCCGAGGTAAGCAGTAA
- the rsxC gene encoding electron transport complex subunit RsxC, giving the protein MYPSFDSIIEALEAGKLYSFPGGVHPDDKKSLSNTSVIKKPSLPELLIVPLRQHIGSDGICCVEVGDTVLKGQILSQSSSPFSVPVHAPTSGEVVAIAPHVVAHPSGLTEMCISIRPDGKDTWGDLSPIANYSELDKNKLIEAICQAGISGMGGAGFPTHIKTSTSKPVEFLILNGIECEPYITSDDRLMREHAWQIRQGLDILTHLIGPKAIVVAVEDNKPEAFEALNIACQDKKDYRVVSVETKYPAGGEKQLIQVLTGREVPRNGLPADVGVMMFNVGTCYAIADAILHGKPLIERIVTVTGEAVKSPSNFRALLGTPVSHLLEEASYNPKKQKAPKVIMGGPMMGFTLSDATIPVVKTTNCLLVPAKKELVDDNAERPCIRCSACADACPASLLPQQIFWHAKAKEYDKAEEYDLFDCIECGACAYVCPSEIPLVHYYRQAKSEIRIQRDEKNKAEKAKQRFEARKERLEREKLEREEKHRKAKEARLAANKAKEQNAAAVDNANNSADATATEAKDKVAAALARAKAKKAAMQAKAKAEDENTPVNADEPNPAADDKKAQVAAAIARAKAKKAARAQGSEQAENATEPAAQAPSPEDDKKAKVAAAIARAKAKKAAQAGQYSDASTENQAGSRDEKTAELLNTEPANSEPSKTETNSDLSVEEQKKARIAAAVAKAKAQKAAKNNASGQSEQSTPTQLNEQQDNQSREPLGETDAKDAKKARIAAAVAKAKPKKAASQKAQASTPVGEADTDSQDASLQKEADPQSVNGQDNSAQNNKALDSSSNLSEAEQKKARIAAAVAKAKAKKAAKQEDNLEDNIKGEQEGAGDSDLSMEAASTRKAQGVSSTPNENTKDAPFTSDADEKKARIAAAVAKAKAKKLAQSTNDDFAASQDTAEQESHKEYEQSESSSEAEQEPSVQSTSQPTAQDEKKARIAAAIAKAKAKKAAAEQEKESE; this is encoded by the coding sequence ATGTATCCAAGTTTTGATTCAATTATAGAAGCTCTTGAAGCGGGGAAGCTGTACTCATTTCCAGGTGGTGTGCATCCTGACGATAAAAAATCACTTTCTAATACGTCGGTAATTAAAAAGCCATCGTTGCCAGAGTTATTGATAGTACCACTGCGCCAGCACATTGGTTCAGACGGCATATGTTGCGTAGAAGTTGGCGATACCGTGTTAAAAGGCCAAATTCTTTCGCAAAGCTCCTCGCCTTTTTCGGTACCTGTACACGCCCCCACCTCGGGCGAAGTTGTTGCAATAGCGCCGCATGTTGTTGCTCATCCTAGTGGCTTAACCGAAATGTGTATATCAATACGCCCGGATGGTAAAGACACATGGGGCGACCTGTCCCCCATCGCTAACTATAGCGAGCTTGATAAAAACAAACTTATTGAAGCTATTTGCCAAGCAGGAATTTCAGGAATGGGTGGTGCCGGCTTCCCTACCCATATAAAAACCTCAACATCTAAACCTGTTGAGTTTCTTATTTTAAATGGAATTGAGTGCGAGCCTTACATTACTTCTGATGATCGATTGATGCGTGAGCACGCCTGGCAAATACGCCAGGGTCTAGACATTCTTACTCACCTTATTGGGCCGAAGGCCATTGTAGTTGCGGTTGAAGACAACAAGCCAGAGGCTTTCGAAGCACTTAATATTGCCTGTCAGGATAAGAAAGACTATCGCGTTGTTAGCGTTGAGACTAAATACCCTGCCGGCGGCGAAAAACAGCTGATTCAGGTACTGACTGGCCGAGAAGTTCCAAGAAATGGATTGCCTGCCGATGTAGGCGTGATGATGTTTAACGTAGGAACCTGCTATGCCATTGCAGACGCTATTTTGCATGGTAAGCCGCTTATAGAGCGTATTGTTACTGTAACCGGTGAAGCAGTTAAGTCCCCTAGCAACTTCAGAGCGCTATTAGGTACACCTGTTTCTCATTTGTTAGAAGAAGCAAGTTACAACCCGAAAAAACAGAAAGCGCCCAAAGTCATTATGGGTGGGCCTATGATGGGCTTTACCTTATCAGACGCAACTATTCCTGTGGTAAAGACCACAAACTGCTTATTAGTCCCGGCCAAGAAAGAGCTTGTAGATGATAATGCAGAACGCCCGTGTATACGCTGTAGTGCGTGCGCCGATGCTTGCCCGGCATCACTGCTCCCACAACAAATTTTTTGGCACGCTAAAGCAAAAGAATACGACAAAGCCGAAGAATACGACCTTTTCGACTGTATAGAGTGTGGCGCATGCGCTTACGTTTGCCCCAGCGAGATACCGCTGGTGCATTACTATCGCCAGGCTAAGTCTGAAATACGCATTCAGCGTGATGAAAAGAATAAAGCTGAAAAAGCTAAACAGCGTTTTGAAGCACGTAAAGAACGTTTAGAGCGCGAAAAACTTGAGCGCGAAGAAAAACATAGAAAAGCAAAAGAAGCACGATTAGCCGCCAACAAAGCCAAAGAACAAAATGCTGCAGCTGTAGATAATGCAAATAACTCGGCTGACGCTACCGCAACTGAAGCAAAGGACAAAGTAGCGGCGGCGCTTGCGCGTGCGAAAGCGAAAAAAGCGGCAATGCAGGCCAAGGCTAAGGCTGAGGACGAAAATACACCAGTAAACGCTGACGAGCCTAACCCAGCGGCGGACGATAAAAAAGCTCAGGTAGCCGCGGCAATTGCCAGAGCAAAAGCGAAGAAAGCAGCCCGAGCTCAAGGTTCAGAGCAAGCTGAAAACGCCACTGAGCCAGCGGCTCAGGCACCTTCGCCAGAAGATGATAAAAAGGCCAAAGTTGCCGCTGCTATCGCCAGAGCGAAAGCCAAGAAAGCAGCCCAAGCTGGCCAGTATTCAGATGCGTCAACAGAAAACCAAGCGGGTTCTCGAGACGAAAAAACTGCTGAGCTTTTAAATACTGAACCTGCAAATAGTGAGCCTTCAAAGACTGAAACTAACTCAGACCTATCAGTTGAGGAACAGAAAAAAGCGCGAATTGCAGCGGCCGTTGCTAAAGCAAAAGCGCAAAAAGCCGCTAAAAATAACGCAAGCGGACAATCTGAGCAGTCTACACCCACTCAATTAAACGAGCAGCAAGACAACCAGTCTAGAGAGCCGCTAGGTGAAACAGATGCTAAGGATGCAAAGAAGGCTAGGATAGCTGCTGCCGTTGCCAAAGCTAAACCCAAAAAGGCCGCGTCGCAAAAAGCACAAGCATCTACCCCTGTTGGCGAAGCTGACACAGACAGCCAGGACGCTAGCTTACAAAAAGAAGCAGATCCTCAAAGCGTCAACGGCCAAGATAATAGTGCTCAGAATAACAAGGCTCTAGATTCATCTAGCAACTTGAGCGAAGCGGAACAAAAAAAGGCCCGCATTGCTGCCGCTGTGGCGAAAGCAAAAGCCAAAAAAGCGGCTAAACAGGAAGATAATCTAGAAGATAATATTAAAGGCGAGCAAGAAGGTGCTGGCGATAGCGACCTCAGCATGGAGGCTGCTTCAACGCGAAAAGCGCAGGGTGTATCTAGCACGCCTAATGAGAATACTAAAGACGCTCCATTTACAAGTGACGCTGACGAGAAAAAAGCGCGTATAGCTGCCGCTGTGGCAAAGGCCAAAGCAAAGAAACTTGCTCAAAGCACTAATGACGATTTTGCAGCCTCACAAGATACTGCTGAACAAGAAAGTCACAAGGAATATGAGCAGAGCGAGTCGTCTAGTGAAGCAGAACAAGAACCAAGCGTGCAATCAACTTCTCAACCCACTGCTCAAGATGAAAAGAAAGCACGTATAGCGGCAGCCATTGCAAAAGCAAAAGCGAAAAAAGCGGCGGCTGAACAAGAGAAAGAATCAGAATGA
- the rsxB gene encoding electron transport complex subunit RsxB, translating into MSMSTTIILAVIAIGVLALIFGLVLGYASIRFKVEGDPLVEQIDAVLPQTQCGQCGYPGCKPYAEAIADGDDINKCPPGGEATIKKLADLMGVEPKPLDAAHGEEDVKKVAFIREDECIGCTKCIQACPVDAILGAAKHMHTVITDECTGCDLCVDPCPVDCIDMVPIVQTTSTWKWDFESSPKGDIPIKMVS; encoded by the coding sequence ATGTCGATGTCTACTACGATCATACTTGCAGTCATTGCAATTGGCGTCCTCGCTCTTATTTTTGGCCTAGTCTTGGGCTATGCAAGCATTCGCTTTAAAGTAGAGGGCGACCCCCTTGTCGAACAAATCGACGCCGTGTTACCACAAACCCAATGCGGCCAGTGTGGTTATCCAGGTTGTAAACCTTATGCTGAAGCTATTGCAGACGGCGATGACATTAATAAATGTCCTCCAGGCGGCGAAGCAACGATCAAAAAACTTGCAGACTTAATGGGGGTTGAACCCAAACCCCTTGACGCAGCGCATGGCGAAGAAGACGTCAAAAAAGTTGCTTTCATTCGAGAAGATGAGTGCATCGGCTGTACCAAATGTATCCAAGCCTGCCCTGTGGATGCCATATTAGGTGCCGCAAAACATATGCATACCGTTATTACTGATGAGTGTACAGGATGTGACTTATGTGTAGACCCCTGCCCTGTCGACTGCATTGACATGGTGCCAATCGTTCAAACTACTTCTACGTGGAAGTGGGATTTCGAATCATCACCTAAAGGTGATATCCCTATCAAAATGGTATCGTAA
- the rsxA gene encoding electron transport complex subunit RsxA, giving the protein MTEFLLLLIGTVLVNNFVLVKFLGLCPFMGVSGKLETAMGMSMATTFVLTLASASSYLVETYLLAPLGIGYLRTLAFILVIAVVVQFTEMVVNKTSPTLYRLLGIFLPLITTNCAVLGVALLNLTEQHNFMQSLIYGFGAAVGFSLVLVLFAAMRERLAAADVPVSFKGASIAMITAGLMSLAFMGFSGLVKV; this is encoded by the coding sequence ATGACTGAATTTTTACTGCTATTGATTGGTACAGTACTGGTTAACAACTTTGTGTTGGTTAAGTTTCTCGGTTTATGTCCGTTTATGGGTGTATCTGGAAAACTAGAAACCGCCATGGGCATGTCTATGGCCACCACATTTGTACTTACCCTTGCCTCGGCTTCAAGTTACCTGGTTGAAACCTATTTACTTGCGCCATTAGGTATTGGCTACCTCAGAACGTTAGCCTTTATCCTTGTTATTGCGGTGGTTGTTCAGTTCACCGAAATGGTCGTGAACAAAACAAGTCCTACCTTATATAGGCTGTTAGGTATATTTCTTCCTCTTATCACAACCAACTGTGCAGTTCTTGGTGTAGCTTTGTTAAATCTTACCGAGCAGCATAATTTCATGCAGAGCCTTATCTATGGGTTCGGGGCTGCGGTAGGTTTCTCCTTGGTATTAGTGTTGTTTGCAGCCATGCGTGAGCGCTTAGCTGCTGCTGACGTACCAGTCTCTTTCAAGGGTGCGTCAATTGCCATGATTACCGCAGGCCTTATGTCCCTCGCATTTATGGGATTTAGTGGATTGGTGAAGGTGTAA
- a CDS encoding MATE family efflux transporter — MIKTNAKQRTSDLLGGDIGTTLKRMTIPMILGMVMMMSFGLIDTFFVSLLGTDPLAAISFTFPVTFTVISLNIGLGIGTSAIIGKLQGSKEITKSQHYATGSLMLSVLLVGTLAIIGFFTIEPVFKLLNATDNLMPYISDYMGLWYLSSIFLAMPMVGNSVLRACGDTRTPSIVMAAGGGLNALLDPIFIFGLGPIPAMGIKGAALATFIAWIVGAIWILYILSVRRKLMLPRLLTLAELRDSSREILKIGLPAAGANMLTPIAGGVMTAVVAGYGAEAVAAWGVGNRMESIASIVVLALSMTLPPFISQNVGAGQVERVKKAYSLTLKFVLVWQFGIFLVMWAMSSWIAVAFAHEAEVSVLIQLFLMIVPLGYGMQGIIILTNSSLNAMHRPMTALVLSVIRLFIFFVPISVAGSFFFDLKGLFAGTVIANIAMACVSLVVFKSALAKFETDTINAQRG; from the coding sequence GTGATAAAAACTAACGCTAAACAACGTACTTCCGACTTATTGGGAGGAGATATAGGTACTACGTTAAAGCGTATGACTATTCCTATGATATTGGGGATGGTAATGATGATGAGCTTTGGGCTTATCGATACCTTTTTCGTCAGTTTGTTGGGCACAGACCCATTAGCTGCTATCAGTTTTACCTTTCCAGTGACCTTTACCGTAATTAGTCTGAACATTGGTTTAGGTATAGGAACCTCGGCAATTATAGGGAAGTTGCAGGGTAGTAAGGAAATAACCAAGTCCCAACACTATGCTACAGGCTCGCTAATGCTGTCTGTTTTGCTGGTAGGGACATTAGCAATAATTGGCTTTTTTACCATAGAGCCTGTATTTAAACTGCTTAATGCCACAGATAACTTAATGCCATATATATCTGACTATATGGGCCTATGGTATTTATCGAGCATTTTTTTAGCTATGCCTATGGTGGGCAATAGTGTACTTCGCGCATGTGGTGATACCCGAACACCTAGCATAGTGATGGCAGCAGGGGGCGGTCTAAATGCGTTGCTTGACCCTATTTTTATATTCGGACTTGGGCCTATTCCGGCAATGGGAATAAAAGGTGCGGCGTTGGCTACCTTTATCGCGTGGATAGTTGGCGCCATATGGATACTTTATATTTTATCTGTACGTCGAAAGTTAATGTTACCTCGACTTCTAACACTCGCCGAGCTACGTGACAGCAGCCGGGAAATTCTCAAAATAGGGCTGCCTGCGGCAGGAGCAAATATGTTAACCCCAATTGCAGGTGGTGTGATGACAGCTGTGGTTGCTGGTTACGGCGCCGAAGCAGTGGCAGCTTGGGGGGTAGGTAATAGAATGGAGTCTATTGCTAGCATTGTTGTGCTAGCGCTATCTATGACGCTGCCTCCATTTATCAGCCAAAACGTAGGAGCAGGGCAGGTAGAACGGGTAAAAAAAGCATATTCACTTACTTTGAAGTTTGTTCTTGTTTGGCAGTTCGGCATTTTTCTTGTCATGTGGGCAATGTCTAGCTGGATAGCCGTTGCCTTTGCCCATGAAGCAGAGGTAAGCGTATTGATACAGCTTTTCTTGATGATTGTGCCGCTAGGTTATGGCATGCAAGGCATTATCATTCTGACTAACTCATCGTTAAACGCAATGCACCGCCCCATGACTGCATTAGTTCTAAGTGTCATCCGCTTGTTTATTTTCTTCGTACCAATAAGCGTTGCGGGCAGTTTTTTCTTCGACTTGAAAGGGCTATTTGCCGGTACTGTCATTGCCAATATTGCAATGGCATGTGTCTCGCTTGTTGTTTTCAAGAGTGCGCTAGCTAAGTTCGAAACAGACACTATAAATGCTCAACGAGGCTAA
- the uvrB gene encoding excinuclease ABC subunit UvrB produces MSRGFELHSKYKPAGDQPKAIEALVDGLESGLAGQTLLGVTGSGKTFTMANVIKEVQRPTLILAHNKTLAAQLYGEMKEFFPNNAVEYFVSYYDYYQPEAYVPSTDTFIEKDASINDHIEQMRLSATKALMERRDVVIVASVSAIYGLGDPESYMKMLLHLRQGDTMDQRDILRRLAELQYKRNDLAFERGTFRVRGDVIDIFPADSEKQAVRVELFDDEIDKISLFDPLTGAVDKSVIRATVFPKTHYVTPREKILNAIEHIKDELGERKKQLQETNKLIEEQRISQRTQFDIEMMMELGYCSGIENYSRYLSGRAPGEPPPTLLDYFPADGLMFIDESHVTVSQVGAMYRGDRSRKETLVEFGFRLPSALDNRPLKFEEFEQICPQTIYVSATPGDYELKKTDGEIVEQVVRPTGLLDPVIEVRPVATQVDDVLSEIQKRVELDERVLITTLTKRMAEDLSEYLNEHGVKVRYLHSDIDTVERIEIIRDLRLGKFDVLVGINLLREGLDMPEVSLVAILDADKEGFLRAERSLIQTIGRAARHVNGKAILYGDSITKSMKKAIDETDRRREKQMAHNEANGITPMRLNKPITDIMDLGDSAHPASGKVRLRKVEEKKKQQKTASATELMDQITELEKQMFEYARELEFEKAASLRDDIESLRKQVVALS; encoded by the coding sequence ATGAGTAGAGGGTTTGAGCTTCATTCTAAATACAAACCAGCGGGCGATCAGCCTAAGGCCATCGAAGCCTTAGTCGATGGCTTGGAAAGTGGTTTGGCCGGCCAGACACTGCTAGGTGTTACGGGGTCAGGTAAAACCTTTACTATGGCCAACGTCATTAAAGAAGTGCAGCGACCCACGCTTATACTGGCACACAATAAAACACTTGCGGCTCAACTTTACGGTGAAATGAAAGAGTTTTTCCCTAATAACGCCGTAGAGTACTTTGTTTCATATTATGATTATTACCAGCCAGAAGCCTACGTTCCTAGTACCGATACCTTTATCGAAAAAGACGCGTCTATAAATGATCACATTGAACAAATGCGATTGTCAGCTACTAAGGCACTGATGGAGCGCCGTGACGTAGTGATAGTGGCCAGTGTGTCGGCTATTTATGGCTTGGGTGACCCCGAATCCTATATGAAAATGCTGCTGCATCTTCGACAGGGCGACACCATGGATCAGCGTGATATTTTACGTCGCCTTGCTGAACTGCAGTATAAGCGTAACGATTTGGCCTTTGAACGGGGTACATTCCGTGTGCGTGGGGATGTTATTGATATTTTCCCCGCTGACTCTGAAAAGCAAGCTGTAAGGGTTGAGCTGTTCGACGATGAAATAGATAAAATCAGTTTATTCGACCCGTTAACCGGCGCAGTGGATAAGTCTGTTATTCGCGCGACGGTTTTCCCAAAAACGCACTATGTTACACCGCGAGAGAAAATTCTGAATGCTATTGAGCATATAAAGGATGAATTAGGCGAGCGCAAAAAGCAGCTTCAGGAAACGAATAAGCTTATTGAAGAACAACGGATTTCACAACGTACCCAGTTTGATATCGAAATGATGATGGAGCTTGGATATTGTTCGGGCATTGAAAACTATTCCCGCTACTTGTCGGGTCGAGCGCCGGGCGAGCCGCCTCCAACTTTATTAGATTACTTCCCGGCAGATGGCTTGATGTTTATCGACGAGTCTCACGTTACGGTTTCCCAAGTAGGGGCTATGTATCGTGGGGATCGCTCTAGAAAAGAAACGCTAGTGGAGTTTGGTTTCAGATTGCCATCTGCGTTGGACAATCGCCCTCTGAAGTTTGAAGAATTTGAGCAAATCTGCCCTCAGACCATTTATGTTTCTGCTACGCCGGGTGACTATGAGTTGAAGAAAACTGACGGCGAGATAGTTGAACAAGTTGTGCGGCCCACTGGGCTATTAGATCCGGTTATTGAAGTGCGCCCCGTAGCCACCCAAGTCGATGATGTGCTCTCTGAAATTCAAAAGCGAGTAGAGCTCGACGAACGTGTGCTCATTACTACGTTAACAAAGCGTATGGCTGAAGACTTAAGCGAGTACTTAAACGAGCACGGCGTTAAGGTGCGCTATCTACATTCCGATATTGATACTGTTGAGCGTATTGAAATTATTCGCGACTTGCGGTTGGGTAAATTTGACGTGTTGGTTGGTATCAACCTTTTACGTGAAGGTTTGGACATGCCTGAAGTCTCGCTCGTTGCTATTTTAGATGCGGATAAAGAAGGGTTCTTACGTGCTGAGCGTTCGCTTATTCAAACTATTGGTCGTGCTGCACGCCACGTAAATGGTAAAGCGATTTTATACGGTGACAGCATAACCAAATCTATGAAAAAAGCGATAGACGAAACGGATCGTCGTCGTGAAAAGCAGATGGCGCATAATGAGGCCAACGGCATTACACCGATGCGACTCAATAAGCCTATTACCGATATTATGGACCTAGGTGATAGTGCACATCCTGCCTCTGGCAAGGTAAGACTGCGCAAAGTTGAAGAAAAGAAAAAGCAACAGAAGACAGCAAGTGCAACTGAGTTGATGGATCAAATCACTGAACTTGAAAAGCAAATGTTCGAATATGCCCGAGAGCTTGAGTTCGAAAAAGCGGCTTCACTTCGTGACGATATTGAATCACTTAGAAAACAGGTGGTTGCGCTTTCTTAA
- a CDS encoding LysR family transcriptional regulator yields the protein MLNRLQESDIKLLRVFYAVASCNGFTAAEPVLRMQRPNISAAIKKLEERLDLVLCHRGRGGFQMTKEGEVVFQETKRIFNAFDNFVFNLKSLHDDYSGHITLVLMAGLPLSMHMAVSKAVKSTMKKFDDIHVNIQTRLYNEVEHVALSGECHLVVSTYDMVKPESVTFHPVGIETEGRLYCAPTHPLAKYRDTELPENVKIGDYPAIGIAGLSSANYIEDETRLSIQTFSDSFDAAMSAIMTGEYIGLLPDYMAKEQGAALGLVPIAQGSLFNFSHELFVMNGKNTRLNPVLRHCIKELSYFISESQK from the coding sequence ATGCTTAATCGTCTTCAGGAGTCAGATATCAAGCTACTGCGTGTGTTTTATGCTGTAGCAAGCTGCAACGGATTTACTGCGGCTGAACCCGTGTTGCGAATGCAACGTCCAAATATCAGTGCCGCTATTAAAAAGCTGGAAGAACGTTTGGATTTGGTGCTATGCCATCGTGGGCGTGGTGGTTTTCAAATGACAAAAGAAGGTGAGGTGGTTTTTCAAGAAACCAAGCGCATCTTCAACGCATTCGATAACTTTGTATTTAACCTAAAATCGCTACACGATGACTACTCTGGCCATATCACGCTCGTGTTGATGGCAGGTCTTCCGCTATCAATGCACATGGCTGTAAGTAAAGCGGTCAAAAGTACAATGAAAAAGTTTGATGATATCCATGTGAATATCCAAACTCGCTTATATAACGAAGTAGAACACGTAGCGCTTTCGGGTGAGTGTCACCTTGTAGTTTCAACCTATGACATGGTAAAACCCGAATCAGTGACTTTTCACCCCGTGGGAATTGAAACTGAAGGGCGATTATATTGTGCGCCAACCCATCCGTTGGCAAAGTATCGCGATACTGAGTTGCCAGAGAATGTGAAAATTGGTGATTATCCTGCGATTGGTATCGCTGGCCTGTCATCGGCTAATTACATTGAAGATGAGACCAGGCTATCTATTCAAACCTTTTCTGATTCTTTTGACGCCGCAATGTCCGCAATTATGACGGGCGAATATATTGGCTTGTTACCTGATTACATGGCAAAAGAGCAGGGTGCGGCGTTAGGACTTGTGCCTATTGCACAAGGTAGCCTTTTTAACTTTAGCCACGAGTTGTTTGTGATGAATGGTAAAAACACGCGGCTAAACCCAGTATTGCGCCACTGTATTAAAGAGTTGAGCTATTTTATTTCTGAAAGTCAGAAGTAG